Proteins encoded by one window of Salmonirosea aquatica:
- a CDS encoding NADH:ubiquinone reductase (Na(+)-transporting) subunit D: protein MAAPTITDAPPIVKQKKEALFSKKNLQTLRDPLDDTNPITVQVLGICSALAVTVQVKPALIMALGVMFVTAFSNLIISLIRKSIPTRIRIIVQLIIVAMLVTIVDQLLKAYVYDVSKKLAVFVGLIITNCIIMGRLEAFALAQKPWPSFLDGIGNGLGYGLILVMVAVFREFFGAGSILGYKLVPQWAYDHGYVNNGLMVLPPAALFIIGLYIWWQRSRKEELVNVS from the coding sequence ATGGCAGCACCTACCATCACCGACGCGCCTCCTATAGTAAAGCAAAAAAAAGAGGCCCTTTTTTCCAAAAAGAATCTTCAAACCCTGCGCGATCCGCTGGACGATACCAATCCCATCACAGTACAGGTACTGGGCATCTGTTCGGCGCTGGCCGTAACGGTGCAGGTCAAGCCTGCCCTGATTATGGCGCTGGGTGTGATGTTCGTGACGGCCTTTTCCAACCTGATCATTTCGCTCATCCGTAAATCCATCCCCACCAGGATCAGGATCATCGTGCAGCTCATCATCGTGGCCATGCTGGTGACGATCGTGGATCAGTTGCTGAAAGCCTACGTCTACGATGTCAGTAAAAAACTGGCGGTTTTCGTGGGGCTCATCATTACCAACTGCATTATCATGGGGCGGCTCGAAGCCTTTGCCCTGGCCCAGAAGCCCTGGCCGTCGTTCCTGGACGGCATCGGCAACGGACTGGGCTACGGGCTCATTCTGGTGATGGTGGCGGTGTTCCGGGAGTTCTTTGGCGCGGGATCAATTCTGGGCTATAAGCTGGTACCTCAGTGGGCCTACGACCACGGCTACGTCAACAATGGCCTGATGGTGCTCCCTCCCGCGGCTCTGTTCATCATTGGACTGTATATCTGGTGGCAGCGAAGCCGGAAAGAAGAATTAGTTAATGTATCGTAA
- the nqrE gene encoding NADH:ubiquinone reductase (Na(+)-transporting) subunit E: MQHLLNLFIKAIFVENVIFAFFLGMCSFLAVSKKIKTAFGLGLAVVFVMVLTTPLNYFILTYMLEEGALTWIHPSLASVDLTFLAFILFISTIAGAVQLVEMVIEKFLPALYTSLGIFLPLITVNCSILGTSLFMQEREYNFAETAVFSFGSGIGFFLAIVLLAGIRERLRYSNVPAPLQGLGIAMFITALMGLAFLSFSGIKL, translated from the coding sequence ATGCAACACCTACTAAACCTATTCATCAAAGCCATTTTCGTCGAGAACGTAATCTTTGCGTTTTTTCTGGGAATGTGTTCGTTTCTGGCGGTATCCAAAAAAATAAAAACGGCCTTCGGACTAGGGCTGGCGGTAGTCTTCGTCATGGTACTCACCACGCCGCTCAATTACTTCATTCTGACTTACATGCTGGAGGAAGGTGCCCTGACCTGGATTCACCCGTCGCTGGCGAGTGTGGACCTGACTTTCCTGGCCTTTATCCTCTTTATCTCTACCATTGCCGGGGCCGTACAACTGGTGGAAATGGTCATTGAGAAGTTCCTACCGGCGTTATACACGTCGCTGGGCATATTTCTGCCGCTCATTACGGTCAACTGCTCCATTCTGGGTACGTCGCTGTTCATGCAGGAGCGTGAATATAATTTTGCCGAAACTGCCGTTTTTTCCTTTGGCTCGGGCATTGGCTTTTTCCTGGCTATCGTCCTGCTGGCCGGTATCCGCGAGCGGTTACGCTATTCCAACGTCCCCGCTCCTTTGCAGGGACTGGGTATCGCCATGTTCATCACCGCCCTGATGGGTCTGGCGTTTTTGAGTTTTTCAGGAATAAAGCTGTAA
- the nqrF gene encoding NADH:ubiquinone reductase (Na(+)-transporting) subunit F codes for MVPVLAASVVVFILIVLLLAFLILTAKDRLLPQGDVKITINGEEDEPLIVKPGGSLLSTLADNKLFLASACGGGGTCAMCTCMVYEGGGEVLPTETNHLNRRQVREHMRLACQVKVKEDMKIRIPEEVFGIKKLECTVVSNYNVATFIKEFEVRLPEGETLDFKAGGYIQIDIPETVVKYEDMDITAHPAYHDRPDKFQEDWDKFNLWPLTMVNEEEVFRAYSMANHPAEGNIVKLTVRIATPTFDRAKNGWADVNPGIASSYIFSLKPGDKVTISGPYGEFFIKDSEREMLYIGGGAGMAPMRSHLFHLFYTEKTKRKVTFFYGGRTKKELFYVDEFRQIEKDFPNFKFVIALDNPMPEDNWTLKKDIDDPNGDGFKGFVHNVVINEFLKKHPAPEDLEVYFCGPPMMNQSVIKMADDWGIPSEQVAFDDFGG; via the coding sequence ATGGTTCCCGTACTTGCTGCCAGCGTTGTAGTCTTTATCCTGATCGTATTATTGCTGGCCTTTCTGATTCTGACCGCCAAAGACCGGCTCTTGCCGCAGGGCGATGTAAAAATTACGATCAATGGCGAAGAGGACGAGCCGCTGATCGTGAAGCCTGGTGGCTCGCTGCTGTCCACCCTGGCTGACAATAAACTGTTTCTGGCCTCGGCCTGCGGGGGCGGGGGTACCTGCGCCATGTGTACCTGCATGGTGTACGAGGGCGGGGGAGAAGTGTTGCCCACCGAAACCAACCACCTCAACCGCCGTCAGGTACGCGAACACATGCGGCTGGCCTGCCAGGTGAAGGTGAAGGAGGATATGAAAATCCGGATCCCCGAAGAGGTGTTCGGCATTAAGAAACTGGAATGCACCGTGGTGTCCAACTATAACGTGGCCACGTTCATCAAGGAGTTTGAGGTAAGATTACCCGAGGGCGAAACGCTGGATTTCAAGGCCGGGGGGTACATTCAAATCGATATTCCTGAAACAGTAGTGAAATACGAAGACATGGACATTACGGCCCATCCCGCCTACCATGACCGCCCCGACAAATTTCAGGAGGATTGGGACAAGTTCAACTTGTGGCCATTGACAATGGTCAACGAGGAAGAAGTATTCCGAGCCTATTCGATGGCCAATCACCCTGCTGAAGGAAACATCGTCAAATTGACGGTCCGCATTGCTACTCCTACCTTCGACCGAGCCAAAAACGGTTGGGCCGACGTAAATCCGGGTATTGCTTCGTCGTATATTTTCAGCCTGAAACCGGGGGATAAAGTCACGATTTCGGGTCCTTACGGGGAGTTTTTTATCAAGGATTCCGAGCGCGAAATGCTCTACATAGGCGGGGGTGCCGGGATGGCGCCCATGCGGTCGCATCTTTTCCATTTGTTCTATACCGAAAAAACCAAGCGGAAGGTCACGTTTTTCTACGGGGGGCGTACCAAAAAGGAGCTTTTCTACGTGGATGAATTCCGGCAGATTGAAAAAGACTTTCCCAACTTCAAATTCGTCATCGCACTCGATAACCCGATGCCAGAAGACAACTGGACGCTCAAAAAGGATATCGACGATCCCAATGGCGATGGCTTCAAAGGGTTCGTACACAACGTAGTAATCAATGAATTCCTGAAAAAGCATCCCGCCCCCGAAGACCTCGAAGTGTATTTCTGCGGCCCGCCTATGATGAACCAATCGGTCATTAAGATGGCTGACGACTGGGGAATACCCTCCGAGCAGGTAGCCTTTGACGATTTTGGCGGATGA
- a CDS encoding FAD:protein FMN transferase: MMRYLVGLVLLGFVSCQKSRPAYTQLQGNAQGTTFRIVYEDTAARDFSAPVDSIFQVIDRSMSLWDSTSIISLLNVNDPGVRADAHFTRVFRKAWEVSDQTGGYFDCTVGPLVKSWGFSYKKNLPPPDSEQVARLRQLVGYDKVRLQEGRLIKENPQIQIDFNAIAQGYTVDVLADFFKARGIKNYLVEVGGEVRTQGLNERGKIWRIGIDKPVDNLAVDRPLQAVVSLDGQSLATSGSYRKFVERNGQRFSHAIDPHTGFPITHPLLSISVLAPDCMTADAYATAFLVMGLEKAIPLAKQKGLEIYGISSAENGKLTVYQSEGFRTEAVE, encoded by the coding sequence ATGATGAGGTACCTGGTGGGTTTGGTGTTGCTGGGCTTTGTGAGTTGCCAGAAATCGCGCCCGGCCTACACCCAGCTCCAGGGCAATGCCCAGGGTACCACCTTCCGGATCGTGTATGAAGATACTGCCGCCCGGGATTTCTCGGCCCCGGTAGACAGCATCTTCCAGGTGATAGACCGCAGTATGTCCCTCTGGGATAGTACCTCAATTATTTCCTTGCTGAACGTGAACGATCCGGGGGTGCGTGCCGACGCACATTTTACCAGGGTATTCCGCAAAGCGTGGGAGGTATCTGATCAAACCGGCGGCTACTTCGATTGCACCGTGGGGCCGCTGGTGAAGAGCTGGGGATTTAGCTACAAGAAAAACCTGCCACCGCCTGATTCTGAACAGGTAGCTCGTTTGCGGCAACTGGTTGGCTACGACAAGGTCCGGTTACAGGAGGGAAGACTCATCAAGGAAAATCCTCAGATTCAAATTGATTTCAACGCTATCGCCCAAGGCTATACGGTGGATGTGCTCGCAGATTTTTTCAAAGCCAGGGGAATTAAAAACTACCTGGTGGAAGTAGGTGGTGAAGTACGTACCCAGGGCCTCAATGAGCGCGGCAAAATCTGGCGCATCGGTATTGATAAACCTGTGGACAATTTGGCAGTGGATCGCCCGCTGCAGGCCGTCGTATCCCTTGATGGGCAGTCGTTGGCCACCTCGGGTAGCTACCGCAAGTTTGTGGAGCGCAACGGCCAGCGCTTCAGCCACGCCATCGACCCGCATACGGGTTTTCCGATTACCCATCCGCTGCTCAGTATTTCCGTTCTGGCGCCCGACTGCATGACTGCCGATGCCTATGCCACCGCTTTTTTGGTGATGGGCCTGGAAAAAGCGATTCCGTTGGCAAAGCAAAAAGGCCTGGAAATCTATGGTATCTCGTCAGCAGAAAATGGGAAACTGACCGTGTACCAGTCCGAGGGATTTAGGACGGAAGCAGTGGAGTAG
- a CDS encoding Crp/Fnr family transcriptional regulator encodes MFESIRSSVQNLGYFTDAELALLVGRLKVIPLARGGYLLREGQVCRAVYFVNRGSFRHYQVMNEIDEINLNLFIENDWMFDYQSFTSQKPSRALIQAAENSEVFELNVYDLHALIGESSTFFRLGHLLESALESSENRTANLTPETKYRKLLQTKPQLLQRFPLKHIASYLGITPETLSRVRKKLARSPDFLI; translated from the coding sequence ATGTTCGAATCGATCCGAAGCTCCGTACAAAATCTGGGGTACTTTACCGACGCCGAACTGGCTTTGCTTGTCGGTAGGCTGAAAGTCATTCCCCTGGCAAGAGGTGGCTATTTGCTGCGCGAGGGCCAGGTTTGTCGGGCTGTGTACTTTGTCAACCGGGGTAGCTTTCGACACTACCAGGTAATGAACGAAATCGATGAGATCAATCTCAATCTGTTCATCGAAAACGATTGGATGTTCGATTACCAAAGCTTCACTTCGCAGAAACCTTCCCGTGCGCTGATTCAGGCGGCGGAGAATTCGGAAGTATTCGAACTGAATGTGTATGACCTACATGCACTTATCGGAGAATCCAGTACTTTTTTCAGGCTGGGGCATCTGCTGGAATCAGCGCTGGAAAGTTCTGAAAACCGCACCGCCAACCTGACACCCGAAACCAAATACCGGAAGCTTCTCCAGACCAAGCCTCAATTGCTTCAGCGATTTCCACTCAAACACATCGCTTCTTATCTGGGAATCACACCCGAAACGCTCAGTCGGGTCCGAAAGAAACTGGCCCGCTCACCTGATTTCTTGATTTGA
- a CDS encoding bleomycin resistance protein: MLTDINPKLPMRDKAITRDYYLSQLGFEELGSADYEGYLMVKKDKIQIHFFEFRDLDPKENYGQVYIRTNAIDTWYQALLDKKVSIHPNGHLQTKPWGQKEFSLLDPDNNLLTFGQNI, encoded by the coding sequence ATGTTAACCGACATCAATCCTAAACTACCGATGCGTGACAAAGCCATTACGCGTGACTACTATTTGAGCCAATTAGGATTTGAAGAATTGGGTAGTGCCGATTATGAGGGGTACCTGATGGTAAAAAAAGATAAAATCCAGATCCATTTTTTCGAATTCCGGGATCTTGACCCCAAAGAAAATTATGGACAAGTCTACATTCGGACGAATGCCATCGACACATGGTACCAGGCGTTGTTGGACAAAAAGGTAAGTATCCATCCCAACGGGCACTTGCAAACCAAACCCTGGGGACAAAAGGAATTTTCTTTACTAGATCCTGATAACAACCTGCTGACGTTCGGACAAAACATCTGA
- a CDS encoding TraR/DksA family transcriptional regulator, with protein sequence MAKQDEKTRYSDEELREFEELIRGKLDNTMNELNYIKGTLSKKNDSGTDITGGTSKALEDGADASERENLSQLAARMQKYATQLENALVRIKNGTYGVCIDTGKLIPKERLRVVPHTQQTIEAKLKRIS encoded by the coding sequence ATGGCAAAGCAAGACGAAAAGACCCGGTATTCAGACGAGGAGCTTAGGGAATTCGAGGAGTTGATCCGTGGAAAACTGGACAATACGATGAACGAGCTGAATTACATCAAAGGTACCCTGAGCAAGAAAAACGACAGTGGCACCGACATTACGGGAGGTACCTCTAAGGCTCTGGAAGATGGAGCCGATGCCAGCGAACGCGAAAACCTCAGCCAGTTGGCCGCCCGCATGCAAAAGTACGCCACCCAGCTTGAGAACGCCCTGGTACGCATCAAGAATGGTACCTATGGGGTTTGTATTGACACCGGGAAGCTGATTCCCAAGGAGCGCCTGCGGGTGGTACCCCACACCCAGCAGACCATCGAGGCCAAACTGAAACGAATCAGCTAA
- a CDS encoding Glu/Leu/Phe/Val family dehydrogenase, whose amino-acid sequence MTTYLEPAPIKDKENPLESMMQRFDKAVQLLGISDEMYHILKIPRKQVIVGLPVTMDSGEIRTFEGYRVVHSTILGPSKGGIRFDPGVNLDEVRALAAWMTWKCAVVDIPYGGAKGGVACNPRQMSAGEIERLVRAYTTAMLDVFGPDQDIPAPDMGTGQREMAWLMDEYSKSKGMTVQAVVTGKPIVLGGSLGRTEATGRGVTVSALAAMDKLRLNPYKSTAAVQGFGNVGANAASLLRERGVKIQAISDLSGAYYNEAGIDIEAAMAYRDHNGGQLEGFGGAEPISSEELLSLPVDVLVPAATEDVITMRNAGSIRAKMIVEGANGPTSAMADDIINDKGIMVVPDILANAGGVTVSYFEWVQNRIGYKWTLERINRRSDRIMKDAFNKVYKTSQQYGVSLRIAAYIVAIDKVASTYKFRGGF is encoded by the coding sequence ATGACAACGTACCTGGAGCCCGCTCCAATTAAAGACAAGGAGAATCCGCTGGAATCCATGATGCAGCGCTTCGATAAAGCTGTACAACTACTGGGCATTTCGGATGAAATGTACCATATCCTGAAAATTCCGCGTAAGCAGGTAATCGTGGGGCTGCCCGTGACCATGGATAGTGGCGAAATCCGCACCTTTGAAGGCTATCGCGTGGTGCATTCCACAATTCTGGGCCCCAGCAAAGGAGGCATACGCTTCGATCCGGGCGTCAACCTCGATGAGGTACGGGCTCTGGCGGCCTGGATGACCTGGAAATGCGCCGTCGTGGACATTCCCTACGGAGGTGCCAAGGGCGGCGTAGCCTGTAACCCGCGCCAGATGTCGGCGGGCGAAATAGAGCGTCTCGTACGCGCCTACACCACCGCGATGCTCGACGTGTTCGGGCCAGATCAAGACATTCCCGCGCCCGATATGGGAACGGGCCAACGCGAAATGGCGTGGCTGATGGATGAGTACTCCAAGTCGAAAGGCATGACCGTACAGGCCGTTGTGACGGGTAAGCCCATCGTGCTGGGAGGGTCGCTGGGACGCACCGAGGCCACCGGACGCGGTGTGACTGTATCGGCTCTGGCAGCTATGGACAAGCTCAGGCTCAATCCCTACAAATCGACTGCCGCTGTGCAGGGATTTGGGAACGTAGGAGCCAATGCCGCTTCACTTTTGCGTGAGCGTGGCGTAAAAATCCAGGCAATCAGCGATTTGTCGGGGGCTTACTACAATGAAGCCGGGATAGACATCGAGGCCGCGATGGCGTACCGCGACCATAATGGTGGACAGTTGGAAGGCTTCGGCGGTGCTGAACCTATTTCGAGTGAGGAACTGCTTTCGCTCCCCGTGGATGTGCTGGTTCCGGCGGCTACGGAAGATGTCATCACCATGCGTAACGCGGGTTCCATTCGGGCCAAGATGATTGTGGAAGGAGCCAATGGACCTACCTCGGCGATGGCCGACGATATTATCAACGATAAGGGTATTATGGTGGTGCCGGATATTCTGGCCAATGCCGGCGGCGTGACGGTATCCTACTTTGAGTGGGTACAGAATCGTATTGGCTATAAATGGACGTTGGAGCGCATCAACCGCCGCAGTGACCGCATCATGAAAGACGCCTTCAACAAAGTATACAAGACTTCGCAGCAATACGGTGTATCGTTGCGTATTGCCGCCTATATCGTAGCCATCGACAAAGTCGCCAGCACGTATAAATTCCGGGGAGGATTTTAG
- a CDS encoding SGNH/GDSL hydrolase family protein: MNLTTLITGLALCCLACVSDKETSLPPAPDPVMGADSTKGVPFLSLGDSYTIGESVPEADRWSVQLAEMLRKDGIAVAPPDIIARTGWTTAELMDGIQAARKEKNYELVSLLIGVNNQYRGQSIERFRTEFRSLLETSIAYAAGRKERVFVLSIPDWGVSPFGAGSDRGKVAREIDAFNAVAKEECDKAGILYIDITPLSRTGLGDPSMFASDGLHFSGKMYGLWAMEALPKVKGLLSK, translated from the coding sequence ATGAACCTGACCACACTCATTACAGGACTGGCCCTTTGCTGCCTGGCCTGTGTATCTGATAAAGAGACCTCCCTGCCGCCCGCCCCTGATCCCGTCATGGGTGCCGACTCTACCAAGGGGGTACCTTTCCTTTCTCTGGGCGACTCCTATACCATTGGCGAAAGTGTGCCCGAAGCCGACCGCTGGTCGGTGCAATTGGCCGAAATGCTGCGCAAGGATGGGATTGCCGTAGCCCCGCCCGACATCATCGCCCGCACGGGCTGGACCACCGCCGAACTGATGGACGGTATACAGGCGGCCCGTAAGGAGAAGAACTACGAACTGGTTTCACTGTTGATTGGTGTTAACAACCAATACCGTGGCCAGAGTATTGAGCGATTCCGCACTGAGTTCCGTAGTCTGCTGGAAACCAGCATCGCATATGCTGCGGGGCGCAAGGAGCGGGTGTTTGTGCTGTCTATCCCTGACTGGGGCGTATCGCCGTTCGGCGCGGGTAGCGACCGCGGCAAGGTAGCCCGCGAAATCGACGCCTTCAATGCCGTGGCGAAGGAAGAGTGCGACAAAGCCGGCATTCTTTACATCGACATTACCCCCCTTTCCCGCACTGGCCTGGGCGATCCCAGTATGTTCGCGTCGGATGGACTGCACTTTTCGGGCAAAATGTACGGCCTTTGGGCCATGGAAGCGCTGCCGAAGGTGAAGGGACTTTTGAGTAAATAA
- a CDS encoding Dabb family protein: MFVHTVFFWLKEKDNDEARQALHEGLKELATIAEIQTAYVGTPASTRRPVIDHTYDFSITFIFPDKATQDIYQDHPDHHKFIDACSSLWDRVQVYDAVS; the protein is encoded by the coding sequence ATGTTTGTACATACTGTATTTTTTTGGCTTAAAGAGAAGGACAACGATGAAGCCCGGCAGGCTCTGCACGAGGGGCTCAAGGAACTGGCTACCATCGCCGAGATTCAGACGGCCTACGTAGGTACCCCTGCCTCAACCCGTAGGCCCGTTATCGATCATACCTACGACTTTTCCATCACGTTCATCTTCCCGGACAAAGCCACGCAGGATATCTATCAGGATCACCCTGACCATCACAAGTTCATCGACGCCTGCAGTTCCCTGTGGGACCGCGTGCAGGTGTACGATGCGGTATCGTAA
- a CDS encoding quinone oxidoreductase family protein, protein MQAAVLEKVNEPLVFKDVERPDPGKGEVLVRLHAASLNHRDVWIQKGLYPNIKTPIILGSDGAGVIVQGGEGVSDYWIGKEVIINPSHHWGDNPDFYGSDYTILGLPENGTFAEYIKVDLHYLMHKPAHLSFAQAACLPLSALSAWRALMTRGGFKPGNRASNRRVLVTGAGGGVALFVIQFAVAAGAEVWVTSGSDHKIRKAINLGVKGGVNYKEPTWHRDLLVKAHAPKSGYFDTIIDGAGGSGFARLIDVAAPGATLCFYGGTAGNITDIVPAKVFFKQLNIHGTTMGTEAEFEAMIRFVEEHRIVPIVDEIFRLSNAEAALRHMDSGEQFGKIVLKIAD, encoded by the coding sequence ATGCAAGCTGCTGTTTTAGAAAAAGTCAATGAACCCCTGGTATTTAAGGATGTCGAAAGACCCGATCCTGGTAAAGGCGAGGTACTGGTTCGCCTCCATGCGGCCTCGCTAAACCATCGTGATGTCTGGATTCAAAAAGGACTTTATCCCAACATCAAGACACCCATCATTCTGGGCTCCGATGGCGCGGGCGTGATTGTCCAAGGAGGAGAGGGCGTAAGCGACTACTGGATAGGAAAGGAAGTAATCATCAATCCTTCGCATCATTGGGGCGATAATCCGGATTTCTACGGCAGCGATTATACTATTCTGGGTTTGCCCGAGAACGGTACTTTTGCCGAGTACATCAAAGTGGACCTTCATTATCTGATGCATAAGCCCGCACACTTATCTTTCGCACAGGCAGCCTGCCTGCCTTTATCGGCTTTGTCGGCCTGGCGGGCTCTGATGACACGCGGTGGCTTCAAACCCGGTAACCGAGCGTCGAACCGCCGGGTGCTGGTGACCGGAGCGGGCGGCGGTGTGGCTTTATTCGTAATTCAGTTTGCCGTTGCGGCGGGTGCGGAAGTATGGGTTACCTCTGGCTCCGACCATAAAATCCGCAAAGCCATTAACCTGGGTGTAAAGGGCGGAGTCAACTACAAAGAACCTACCTGGCACCGTGATCTTCTGGTCAAGGCCCATGCTCCCAAATCGGGCTATTTCGACACCATCATCGACGGAGCCGGAGGCAGCGGATTTGCACGTTTGATCGATGTCGCCGCCCCTGGTGCCACGCTATGCTTTTATGGGGGCACGGCGGGGAACATTACCGACATAGTGCCAGCCAAGGTGTTCTTCAAGCAATTGAATATTCACGGTACTACCATGGGGACGGAAGCAGAATTTGAAGCCATGATCCGTTTTGTCGAAGAACATAGAATCGTCCCCATCGTGGATGAGATATTCCGACTGAGTAACGCCGAAGCCGCCCTGCGCCACATGGACAGCGGTGAGCAGTTCGGGAAAATTGTGCTGAAGATAGCAGATTAA
- the murQ gene encoding N-acetylmuramic acid 6-phosphate etherase: MLTTETTSGYDHLERMSVHELLVNINREDQTVPLAVERSIPQIEQLVEQIVRRMKQGGRLFYIGAGTSGRLGVVDASECPPTFGVPFDMVIGIMAGGDSAIRRAVEFAEDDASQAWKDLEEYHITNLDSLVGIAASGRTPYVIGGLREARSAGILTGCIVCNEGSAVAQAAEFPVEVVVGPEFVTGSTRMKSGTAQKLVLNMISTSVMIRLGRVKGNKMVDMQMTNHKLVERAIRMVTEELNIPREEAEALLDAYGSVRGAIEAGSKSDK; the protein is encoded by the coding sequence ATGCTTACTACTGAAACCACCTCAGGCTACGATCATCTGGAACGCATGAGTGTGCACGAACTACTGGTCAATATAAATCGGGAAGATCAAACCGTTCCCCTGGCTGTTGAACGATCTATCCCGCAGATCGAGCAATTGGTGGAGCAGATTGTCAGGCGTATGAAGCAAGGCGGGCGGCTTTTTTATATTGGTGCCGGTACGAGTGGACGGCTGGGGGTGGTAGATGCCTCAGAATGTCCGCCTACCTTCGGCGTTCCCTTTGACATGGTGATCGGGATCATGGCCGGGGGCGATTCAGCTATCCGGAGGGCCGTTGAGTTTGCGGAGGACGACGCTAGTCAAGCCTGGAAAGACTTGGAAGAATACCATATTACAAATCTTGACTCGCTGGTCGGTATAGCTGCTTCGGGCCGTACGCCCTATGTCATCGGGGGTCTGCGGGAGGCTCGGAGCGCGGGGATTCTGACCGGCTGTATTGTGTGTAACGAAGGCTCGGCCGTGGCGCAGGCAGCGGAGTTTCCGGTGGAAGTCGTGGTAGGCCCCGAATTTGTGACCGGTAGTACTCGTATGAAGTCAGGTACTGCCCAAAAACTGGTCTTGAATATGATTTCCACCTCTGTGATGATTCGACTGGGCCGGGTGAAGGGCAATAAAATGGTGGATATGCAGATGACCAACCACAAACTGGTGGAGCGGGCCATCCGAATGGTTACGGAAGAATTGAACATTCCACGCGAAGAAGCCGAAGCCCTGCTCGACGCCTACGGCAGTGTGCGCGGAGCCATTGAAGCAGGAAGCAAAAGTGATAAGTAA